The genomic window AGTTggtaacttaaaaaaacaaacaaaaaaaacacatctgcatgGTAGCAAAACATTCTGCACCTGCACATCTTGTTCCCTTCATTAAAGCCTTTAAACCAAACATGAAGCTAATGCATGAAATCCACATTTGACCCACTGACGTCCACGTTCATGACACTTCACAGAGTCACGGTGGACTTCTCTTAAATcctccacagtgttttattccAGAAGTATCCCTAATAGCAAATTTAGACAAAGGAGAGCACTTTTACTCAGGCGAATAAAACACGCCACATTACACCACACAATGTTGTTTTAAAGAGTTACTTTCcttaaacagtgaaaacaaaccaacaacatAAAAAGAGGATCACTGATTACACAAATAAAGCATTACCCATTACATTAAGGCACCTAAAACTAAAAGGTTTGTGACGGGTTTAGAAatggtttgaaaatgttttaaggCTATCACGCTGGCAGATTTTCAACACTGTTTGAAAAAAGCGAAACAAAAGACTGACACTTAGGTCGGGcaatgtagaagaagaagactgtTGCACTCTGTTGATATGACAGTGAATCACAAAAAAAAGGAGCTGCTTCCCAGAGACAAACCATTTGTAAACCCTTCATAAATGCCTTCACAGGTGGTACCTCAGTGTAAAGGTCCTTAACTGTGGAATTCTGGATATGAAGTTTTATAAAACCTGCCTAATTTGACTGGCATAAATAAAAGGAATggcattgtaaaaaaaataaaaataatattaataataataataataacaataataataaaaatgtgtgactTGTCTTTAAGTTACTTATTTCAAATATACACAGCGACTCCTTTAGTATTTACACATATGTACAGAgtattcatttctgttttgatcAAATACCTTGAATGGCGTGTGTGGCGTGAAATTTAACTCTCTAAATGTACACTTATATCCCTTTGAGATTTGAGAACAAGGAGGTCAAACTGGGCAGCGCGACTTGGAGCCTCGGCACGGCTCTTAGAAAGGCACTTGCTACAAACTcaaatactgcaaaaaaaaaaaaatcctcagaCAGAGCTTTCAGCCAAGAAAACTGagagacaggagaaaaaaaaaaggaaggccACATAGTAGGCACTGGGGTTTCTGTCCCCTCTCCCCTCCAGGCCAAGTGTTTTGGTAAGGCTGGCAAAGCTGGAAAGAGACTGAGCAAAGGGAGGGTTTCCTCTGTTACTGTGGTTGCAGCAGTCCATTTCCCCCCCCCAAACCCTTCCTTTAATGTATATCTGCTCCCATACGGACACTGAACAGGAGCCCGCTGACAGTTTAACTAAATCATAATCatctgtaaacaaacagaaaaatctttATACaggttttctcctttttgatgATTCATTGTTTCTTAAATGGTACAATTCCATAAACAAAAATTGCGAGCTTATTTTGCCTCCTGAATAACTATTACATTTCAGCTCCTTCTGTacagaattaaaagaaaaactaagtgaacagaagcagaaaaaaggaTGTTCACTGTGCCGAGCCTCCTGAATCAAAAATCTTTTCAGGTGACAgtgacaaaaacatgaaaacaaagtaaatattGGCTTATTAAAAAagccttctttttctttccaaaagTAGTCTGAAAATAAGAAGAGCTGCTGCCTTGCAGCTTGTCTCGCTTCCACATTGCGagtcttttgtttaaatttcttATACACATTGGTCTCTGAGATCTTTTTGACCAGTCAAGACAGCACTGACATTTTTCCAGCGGTTGTCTTTGGGGCTGTAGCCTGGGGTCCGGTGGGGCGCTTTGAGGGCTGAACTGGAGCTGTGCAGGGTGCAGATCACTCCCCCACTGGACTGCTCTGCAGTCTTAGAGTACTTATAAACTGCCTGCTCTCCTGCCCCTGCTCCACCACACACCACCTCGAGCTCAAGCTCGCCttccgtctcctcctcctcctcctcctccccttcatcACACGTCCGAAAGGAGGGGCCCATGAGCTTTTTGCGCTCCTGCTCAGCTTCCCTGTTGCTctctttcagctgctgctgctgatgttgacGTCCCACGATGAGCCGGAGTGGCTCCCACTGGTTGTTCACGCTGTCGTCTGCGGTTGATCGTGTGTTCCTCTCACGCTCTTTTCTCCGTTTCCGCGTCCACCAAACGCACACAATGATGCAGAAGAGGCAGAGCAAGCAGAAAACTACACATAGTAGAGGCACCAAGTAATCTGTTGACATCAAGATGTACAAGGAATTAAAGGCAAGTAGCTgatgatgaataataatattaattaagcAAAAAAAGGGATTGGATTGGAAATGAAATGGGCTCTATAACAAACCCTTGTGGAACACCTCGGTTAAACACTACTTACCCACTGATGGGGGTGTGACTTGTGTTTCCACTTTCACCTCTATGACAGCCAGCATTATGGTGCTGTTGTGTCGTTTGGACAAGGTGCCCACGATGGAGCTGGCTGCCTCCTGGATCAGACTGTGGTCTTTTAGATCTTCTGGCTGGAAAGACTGTGAACCAAACCATAAAATAGGGATGCATTAAGAAGACAATCAGGAACAAACATGAATCCAAGATATTTATAGTAAAACTTATGAAAcccatttattttacacttctTTTTGTTATGGATTAAACAAGATACAAGCTAGCTGTTCAAAACAAAGGCTGGATCGATCACTTACTATAGCCACTTCGATGGCATCCTGGTTTGATTGAGAGAGgtcacacagcaggagaagTGAATGGTCTTTTGCCAAACTTCGGGTGTCAGGAAGATACCTCAACTCAAAGCAGATGTTCTCCACTGTTATTCCCTGcaaatatgaacacacacaaacacactgatgagcAACAGTGCAAAAAGCACTACTTGAAATGTGaccaagaaaaatgaaatgagaagaGGTGACTCACTGGTGGTACTTTGTCTCTGTTGAAAACGAGTGTTATGCGGCCACAGCTGTTGTCCAGATACTCGCTGTTTGGCTGGCACTTGGTGGTTACTTGTGGAGGTGAGGGCCCAGCCAAAGAACAAACCCCCCACTGATGGCAGGGAGGGGAGAAGCACGTCAAGTAGTTGTGCTCCAGACACTCCCGTCCTGCTGGGCAGGACTGCGGTCTCCGGTCCTGACCTGATAAAGGGAGTCGGCAGGGACGACGACCACACAGCACCTGGTGCCACAGGGTCAGAATATTTAGCTACATGTAACCTATAGAACAACTGTAATTGGAACAGTAGTTGCTCCATCTGTTGATTTTTCTTATCCAGTGAAACTGATTTTATATTATAGTGTATCTAGAAGTGCCCCGTTACCTTTGTACAGTCCACTTTGCCATTTATGCAGTGGCAGTTATTACACTCCTCCTCCCAGCGGCTGCCGTGTGGAAACTGCAGTCCAGCGTAGTGGCAAGCCTTCCCAACACCTATGACTGCAGACAGACGAAGACACATGTTGAACCGGCTTTATCAGGATATGTAGTAATAAAAACTATGTATGATTTAAATGAGTAAGACGgagaacaaatatttatttacactcTTGGCAGCGGGCTCCTGTTCTACCAAGTGGACAGATGCATCGGAAACCGTTGATCTCGTCCACACACGTGGCACCGTAGGCACATGGTGAAGACTGGCACTCGTTTATGTCTATGAAAAGAAGAGGTAATCATTCGTAGATTGGAAAACAAGCACTGGATCCCAAATTTGTATTGGCACTTTTTAGCAGAGTAAAGGCATGGACACATAAGAAAGTGGCACATCAAAACTGCTCCAATGTACTTGTGAAATATTCAGAAATGTGACTAATGCAGCAGAGCTAAGAAGCTATGACGCAGATTTAATGTTTACTTAAAGCCAATAgtcaaaaaaaaattaataaatgggCAAAATACTGGAAAATCTCAGTCAATATAACTTCTAACATAACAAGTGCTGTAGATTTTACATCACAACTTTGAATTTCACAACAAAGATCAATGTGTAAATTGTGCACAGCCGTCAACTCTGACAAAAATCTCCGGGAACCTTTTCCTTTGTCATCCAGGTTTCACTTCAACACCGTTCGGATCTAAACTCAAATTAAAGCCCGACTCAAAAGGTGAATGCTATCCGACCGAAACaaaggagcagagaagaagaatttcAGGGTCACTGGGTAATTTGTcttctatgtgtgtttgtgtgattgtgtgagtATGGAGGAGggatgacctctgacccctgagGCATTAGAGAaccaagaaagagagagagggcggCGTCCTGGTCTTGCATTTAGGTGTCAATATGTCCATCTCTTCCTTGTCGTTACTTACACCGTGCTCTTAATTATACTTTGTTGCCATAGCTACCTTCAGGCCTTGTCAATCAACAATGAGGTTACCACATcagaaatgttgatttaaaatgttccagTTGAGCATTTTGCATATATGTGCTGCAAGAAAAAGCACAATTTGTTATTAGGTACTGTCTAACTGTGACTTACTGATTCGGCAGTCTGGTCCGGCGAATCCCGGGGCGCACTCGCACCGAAACCAGTTGACTCCGTCCACGCAGATACCGCCATTATAACTGGGCGAGAAAAggaatggaaaaaaataattagatgAGGCCAAACAAGGGCCACATCCTTTCCAACCTCAACAAagcattgtttgtgtgtgtgtgtgtgtgtgtgtgtgtgtgtgtgtgtgtgtggtgatagTGGGGGTCACAAGCCTCAATTCAACTCATCAATACAAGCCTCCACCTTTCAGATGCTAATAGGCGTGTCCCTTCCCCTCCTCTCGTCATGCCTCTCTTCCATTCCACCTCAAAGCCCAACTCCTCCCACCCACCACCCCCAGGTCGCACAGGAAGAATGGACACGTACTCCTTTCACCATGGGGTAGGTTTAACTCTTGTCCCCCACCTCCCCTCACAAAACCCCAATCCCCACCTTTCACTGTCCTATTCACCATCTAGCCCTCCCTCCTCAGAGAGATGCCCCTTTGAGGCTTGATTTAAGGACAACTTCCCTTCTTTTAGAGTCCCTTCACCCCTCCAGCAAGTGTGCAGGTGATGGAGACAGGGAGACGGAGACAAGagggggtggggttggggggCTGCACCGCaggagtgtgtgagtgaggatATGGTACATACCATGGATGAGGGTTGCAGTCATCTGTGTCtgtaaaaagagaagaaatactTGTTACCCTCCATTCCAGCATAGTTCTAAGTGATTTTGTATTAAACAAAGCTCATAAACCTTTAATTTGACAACTAACatcaatttaaattaataagTTTTGGCTAATTGAAAAATTATAAAGGGGCTTAattgtcatttatcatttactACACTCACTTAACTGCACTACATATGTTATCGGGCTCTTGGCCCCATCACAGTTAGCAACTTTGgattatttctacattttcttGTGACACTGTAACTTTCAAAGCACAGCAGACTTTGAATAGTTTCAGACATCCcttcaaaatgtaaagtaaacCAACATTActcaaaaacaacataatagtATTTACTCATTCGTTAATGTGGGCATCAAAATGCTTAAGTAGATTATAGCAGAgagcattttatcatttatgtAAAAGGTGTGTAGGCAAAACTGACTCTGGTCACATGTGGGGCCTTCCCATCCCTCTTTGCAGATGCAGGTGAAGGTGTCGCCTCCTCCCACACATGTTCCACCGTTAGAACAAGGGCTGGAGGCACATGTGCTGTTCTTGGCTGTGATAAGAGAGAGGATGAAGCAAAGATCACAGAGGTGCATCAGATCGCCTTcccaagaaaataaattatacaaatgCCATTTTATTATGTactaaagcaaaacaaaaagctgactgataaataaataatataatttaaaaaggtaCCCAAGGCACCACTGTTGTAAGACACAACCCATCGGTCCCTAGCTTAATGTTGACATACACCATCCAGTGCCTCACCTGTGTTGCATGTGTTTCCTCCCCAGCCAGGTGGGCACGCACAGCGGAAGGCATCTCCATGGTCGTAGCAGGTGCCTCCATTACTGCAGGTGGTCGGGTCACACTGACTCTCACCTGAGCCCACATaacaaagaaatacacattAGTCACACAACACCCTCCTCACATGACGGactgaacataaacacacacattaacatagAGTCGACATAACTCACGGGAATGACAGGTCTTGCCCTTCCAGTTGTTGGCACACTCGCAGTAGAAGTCGTTCACTAGGTCAACGCAGCGTCCGCCGTTCTTACACGGGTTGTGTCTGCACTCGTTAATATCTTACAATGAAAGAAGACTTGCATCATTCAATCttcattaaacatatttaatttagtaaaaaataaacagaacatgcATGAATTCACTGCATTATACTGGCAGCGAATAACTCACTGTGGTCGCAGAGCAGGCCCTCCCAGCCACCAGGGCAAAAACACTGAAAGGAGTTCACTCCATCAATGCAGGTCCCTCCATTTCCACAGGGATTAGTGATGCAGTCGTTAATATCTGAAATGGTGAAGGGAAAGGTTAGATAGATGAAAATGACAGGTTAGATACCATCAGATACCTGCAGATAGGATTAAATCAAAAGATGTTTGTGTTGACTGAAGCAGTTTAACTTATTTAATCCCAGCTACAGTACAGTTGTGTTCCCCAACAACAGGTTAAAacctcaaaataaaagtttaaacatACTCTCATGACAGTAGATGCCACTGAAGCCTGGATCACAGACGCAGGTGAAGTTGCCATCCGGTTGGCTGATGCAGTGTCCTCGTGGACCGCAGACATTGGAAGAGATGTGCTGCACTCCCGATGAATCGTTGGTCGCTACAGCAACAGTGCAGCTGTCAATTACTGTCAGGAaggaaaaataattacaaaataaataaataaataaataattttttgcCTTTATGTGACATACAACAGTTTATATACAGGATCGCAGACGGCTCAAATCACCTTGACAAGGCATGGTCTGGCAGTCTTCCTTGAGCCGTTCGCAGGTTTTTCCCTCGTAGCCTTCGGGACATGCGCAGTAGAAGTCCATGTCCATGCTGTGGCACTTTGCCTCATTCTCACAAGGGTTTGGATCACAACCTTCTGAAGGAGACCAGCTAGGGTTCTAGAGAGTCcagagcaaaagaaaacactgaaagctCTGGTACGGCCTGCAACTTtctgtttacatgcatttatcCAGGAAAACCTAATTGACATTCAAAACAATTTACAAATTCACATCTAAGACATGCAAACATCCCACAACGCCTCAAAGAGCGGTTCTAAACCACTACAGCCttctgctgccactgctgcaaCACTAATTCACGCCACCATCACTACTCAGAACTAACTTAAAGTAAGAGGATCCGCAAAGTAAGCTTTACACCTTTTGTCTAATCTCAATCTC from Anabas testudineus chromosome 24, fAnaTes1.2, whole genome shotgun sequence includes these protein-coding regions:
- the jag2b gene encoding protein jagged-2b isoform X2, giving the protein MWNRTRIRNRFPIVWLLLTLWTEVSQSTGYFELQLISVENVNGELADGECCDGSRSSQDLRCTRDECDTYFKVCLKEYQMEVATTGLCTFGSGSTQVLGGNMFSFKSPKNPNKVDEAGKILIPFTFGWPRTYTLIVEAWDWDNTTRNNEDELLIERSVHTGMINPGDHWTTLLHDGPVARINYRIRVRCDENYYGSSCKKLCVPRDDYFGHYRCEPSGAQVCLDGWMGPECRTAICKQGCNLLHGGCSVPGECKCNYGWQGQFCNECVLYPGCVHGTCTLPWQCKCKTNWGGLLCDKDLNYCGRHQPCVNGGTCMNTEPDEYHCACPQGYSGKNCEIAEHACISDPCANGGTCHKVATGFECQCPPGWEGPTCADNLDECASSPCAQGGTCIDLEDGFECLCPPEWEGKTCQIDINRCHGQCQNGATCKEGTKGYHCQCPPGFVGTHCEIQRNKCDSSPCLNGGHCRTVLDGFVCECPPEFVGQLCENPSWSPSEGCDPNPCENEAKCHSMDMDFYCACPEGYEGKTCERLKEDCQTMPCQVIDSCTVAVATNDSSGVQHISSNVCGPRGHCISQPDGNFTCVCDPGFSGIYCHENINDCITNPCGNGGTCIDGVNSFQCFCPGGWEGLLCDHNINECRHNPCKNGGRCVDLVNDFYCECANNWKGKTCHSRESQCDPTTCSNGGTCYDHGDAFRCACPPGWGGNTCNTAKNSTCASSPCSNGGTCVGGGDTFTCICKEGWEGPTCDQNTDDCNPHPCYNGGICVDGVNWFRCECAPGFAGPDCRININECQSSPCAYGATCVDEINGFRCICPLGRTGARCQEFIGVGKACHYAGLQFPHGSRWEEECNNCHCINGKVDCTKVLCGRRPCRLPLSGQDRRPQSCPAGRECLEHNYLTCFSPPCHQWGVCSLAGPSPPQVTTKCQPNSEYLDNSCGRITLVFNRDKVPPGITVENICFELRYLPDTRSLAKDHSLLLLCDLSQSNQDAIEVAISFQPEDLKDHSLIQEAASSIVGTLSKRHNSTIMLAVIEVKVETQVTPPSVDYLVPLLCVVFCLLCLFCIIVCVWWTRKRRKERERNTRSTADDSVNNQWEPLRLIVGRQHQQQQLKESNREAEQERKKLMGPSFRTCDEGEEEEEEETEGELELEVVCGGAGAGEQAVYKYSKTAEQSSGGVICTLHSSSSALKAPHRTPGYSPKDNRWKNVSAVLTGQKDLRDQCV
- the jag2b gene encoding protein jagged-2b isoform X1, which encodes MWNRTRIRNRFPIVWLLLTLWTEVSQSTGYFELQLISVENVNGELADGECCDGSRSSQDLRCTRDECDTYFKVCLKEYQMEVATTGLCTFGSGSTQVLGGNMFSFKSPKNPNKVDEAGKILIPFTFGWPRTYTLIVEAWDWDNTTRNNEDELLIERSVHTGMINPGDHWTTLLHDGPVARINYRIRVRCDENYYGSSCKKLCVPRDDYFGHYRCEPSGAQVCLDGWMGPECRTAICKQGCNLLHGGCSVPGECKCNYGWQGQFCNECVLYPGCVHGTCTLPWQCKCKTNWGGLLCDKDLNYCGRHQPCVNGGTCMNTEPDEYHCACPQGYSGKNCEIAEHACISDPCANGGTCHKVATGFECQCPPGWEGPTCADNLDECASSPCAQGGTCIDLEDGFECLCPPEWEGKTCQIDTNECIGKPCVNAYSCKNLIGGYHCDCFRGWSGQNCDIHINRCHGQCQNGATCKEGTKGYHCQCPPGFVGTHCEIQRNKCDSSPCLNGGHCRTVLDGFVCECPPEFVGQLCENPSWSPSEGCDPNPCENEAKCHSMDMDFYCACPEGYEGKTCERLKEDCQTMPCQVIDSCTVAVATNDSSGVQHISSNVCGPRGHCISQPDGNFTCVCDPGFSGIYCHENINDCITNPCGNGGTCIDGVNSFQCFCPGGWEGLLCDHNINECRHNPCKNGGRCVDLVNDFYCECANNWKGKTCHSRESQCDPTTCSNGGTCYDHGDAFRCACPPGWGGNTCNTAKNSTCASSPCSNGGTCVGGGDTFTCICKEGWEGPTCDQNTDDCNPHPCYNGGICVDGVNWFRCECAPGFAGPDCRININECQSSPCAYGATCVDEINGFRCICPLGRTGARCQEFIGVGKACHYAGLQFPHGSRWEEECNNCHCINGKVDCTKVLCGRRPCRLPLSGQDRRPQSCPAGRECLEHNYLTCFSPPCHQWGVCSLAGPSPPQVTTKCQPNSEYLDNSCGRITLVFNRDKVPPGITVENICFELRYLPDTRSLAKDHSLLLLCDLSQSNQDAIEVAISFQPEDLKDHSLIQEAASSIVGTLSKRHNSTIMLAVIEVKVETQVTPPSVDYLVPLLCVVFCLLCLFCIIVCVWWTRKRRKERERNTRSTADDSVNNQWEPLRLIVGRQHQQQQLKESNREAEQERKKLMGPSFRTCDEGEEEEEEETEGELELEVVCGGAGAGEQAVYKYSKTAEQSSGGVICTLHSSSSALKAPHRTPGYSPKDNRWKNVSAVLTGQKDLRDQCV